The Onychomys torridus chromosome X, mOncTor1.1, whole genome shotgun sequence genomic interval GGTCTTTCCTCCTAAAGTGTCAATGAAAGCTCTTTCCCTTAGAAACTGATCCCAGCCAGTCATGTGTAGTCAGCCAATCAGAAACACACATCCCTTTTCACACATATTTACCTGGTCTTTCCAAAGTCTCTGTCCATGTTTTATCAAAGCGctcactcacagacacactcatctGGACCGTTATACAGCACTTGGAGCTACAGAAAAGCAGAGCTTTTTTTCCAATCATCTAATTTAAAGGAAGGCCAGTCAGAATCTGAGCTAGACATGTGGTCACCTAGAGCATGCCTCAACAGGATCTGGCCCTGCAGCTGGATACACAttttgtgtagcagtttcctccaagataaGACATTCCATTTGGAGGAAAGCTCCTGAAGACATAAGACATTCCAAATGGAGGTGAAACATTTTATAGTacaggagagatggttaagacacaggaagtaaaaggctggataGCTCCAACTGAGCTTAGTAGATGTGTGTTCCcagttcctcctgtctccccaggaagAGTGTCAACAGCACATGTCAGGTCCACACAACCAAGGAGCACAGGATGAGAATCAGCACTCTGCTGAGGCACAAGATGCCATCTGAGGGTTCTGTTCTTAGAGCAACAGCCCCAGTGAAAAGACTGAAGTCACTGGATGTGGCAGCCAGGTACTGGAGCAGGTCAGCAGACAATACTCAGTACCTGGAAGACTGGTGTCAAGGGCCCGAATGGAACTCAAGAAAGTCATCTCTTGCTGGAACATCCAATGTGGAGCCTCAGGACCCTTCCTCCTGATGCCTCCAGGTCCACAGTgaacccatctctctctttctctgcttctccatgtGTGATCCCCACCATAAGCCCTTGGGGATTATCCTAAAATAAAGCTAATTGCAAAATACCGTCCAGAAGTCAGTTAGGAAAAGAGGCCATGGTGGTAGTGGCAGCTGCAGCAGTATGTATATGGGGGCTCTGTGGGGTCAGGACGGAGGATGGGACCTCACTGGTGTAGGCAATCTTCTTCCTACAGAGAAAcagtggaagccagaagcagcCAGGAACTCAGGCTCCCTGGAGACAATCTGAGGCCCCGGGAAACCACTGCTTTCACTCCACCCTTCCAAGACTGAGAACAGATTTCAGACTACTCCAAACCCATGGGAATGTAGGATGTGCCCTGAGCTCAATGGGGCCTACACAGCCTGGGGGCAGGAGATGTGGTCAGACTTCATTCCTCCTTCTAGagtcccttcctgctttcctGACCAAAGACAAACAGGGGATCCAAGGCTGCTGGGACTGTCAGCTTGCACATCACCATGTACATCATATCTTCTGGCCAGCTTAGGTTGTATTTTCTTTGCAGTAGGTGATGATTAGTACGGAGACCCACAGTTGGTCCCTGTGCAGCAGCACACAAGAGAAGGTGGAGCATTCAGGTCTAACTGGGACATCTCAATCACACCCCTTGTTCACAGGCATGAGGATGACTGTTGGAAGATTCTTAAAGCCAGGGGAACTGGTTATCTCTACTGAAATATTATATGCTAGACCTGAAAAGGGGAGACCTCAGGTTCAGGGCCATAGATACAGCCCTAGTGAAATACTGATACCTGCTATCTCAAGTCAGCATGCTGGGAGACATCTTAGAGACTCAAAAGGAAACTAGCATGTCCCTGCAGCAGGCAAGTTCCCCGGAACACTCacattcccagtgctggaaaaTAGAATATGGATTTCAAGGGCAGTATAGCATGGTATTGGGAAAACATCATGCACTAATTTTGGGGCTGTACGTCTAGGTCATTGCTCTCTGTTTCTCTAAGATAGACTTTGTGTAATTGGACCTGTAGCTTCACATATGCAAAGACCCATCACAACTATTCTATGCACTGACTGAGTGTTCCAGAACATTGGTATGGACTCAAACTTGTTTACAAATTAGAGCTGCTGTGAAGCAAAGGTCCCCGAAACCTTAAGTACTGAGAGTTCTCCAAGACACTTGACAAAATGCAGACAGAAGACATATTAGTCAAGGTTGCTGAGCAGGCAAGGGTGAGACCATATGCACCCTGAGCttgaatggaagaaaggaaacagaaacctcCCTCTGGCCTGGATGGATGgattctcctctccctctcaagCATCAGGGCTCTGGACAGTGTGCCTCTTTGTACCCTGGACGCCCACAGAGAGGGTGTAAATCACACATCATGTACACCCTCCTCCCACTATCAAAACTGGGACAAGTCTTTGGGAAGTTTCCAGCTGGGTCCAGGGTGGGAGttagtggggagtgggggggaacAGCAATGACTAGAAATACAGTGTCCTCTGCTGGGGACTTGCCCCACCTGACATTATAATTTGTTCCACAGAGATATAGTGAGTTGACAAGGCCAATGTGAGGGACAGAGAACCATGTGGGGTCAGCATGAAGCAGCATAGCACCTGGAAATCTTCCTCACTTGGCAAGGCACAGTGACCAGAGCTTGCCAGCATCACCTCCTGCTCTAAATTCCATTTCTGGAATAGGCTACTATGGTTCAAATACTTTTACCCACatttaacataaaaaataatggaACCAACAGACTGAGCATCCACttctttattgctgtgataatttCAGGGAAGAAAAGGATGTCATGGCCAGCATGGGTGGCCCAGACATTCGGGATTGGGACAGACTCCAGGACATCTGGATCCTGGACATAGGTGGCACTCAATTGCTGCTGCAAAATCTTCAGGGATCCTTGTTCTGGGGATCAGGTGATGCATCCATCAGCACTACCAGTCTAGTGCTTCTTTTGAAAATGACTCTCCTGTACCTAAACCAATTCTACAAGCAGAAGAAAGGGTTGCTTTAGTACACTGAACTGTACCACCACTGAAGAACACATGCTGTAACCTTGTATACTGGCCCAATATTACTGACATTTTAGAACCTATATGGAACCCATCCCTGGTCCAGTGTATACTAGGTATGTGCTCCAGGCCTGAGCTACTCCCCTAGCAAAGCACATTTCTGATTGCTCTGAAACTGTTTTTATATTGATCTAACCCCAAGAACGGTTGAGGACGTAGCTCATGTGTGTACTGATGGAAGCAACAGGTTTCATTCTCATTGAAATAGTCAAAACACCCCCACAAAGCCCCTGaggacatgtaccaccacacccattcCTTCCGCTATGGAACAGACTCAGAATATTGTCTCTTCTCTCCATCAACTgatatttttaatgcattcttTCAGAAAAGGATGCAGGTCTACCTCGAGGGTTCTTCTTGGTCCTTGCTGTGTGTCCAAAAGTATCAAAAAGATTTCTCTTGGAACACCAGTACTTGTTTCCTTGGGATACAACTTCAGGGTCCCAATCTTCTGCTATACTTCCCTTCTAGACAGCAACATCAcccaaaacattctttttttttattttttattttaaatactgacCAGCACATCGGCTTCTGGCACTCCAATGCATCTTGCAAGTTCCTTCCTGAAGTGAAAAAGATTCCAACATTTAGGCTTTATGGTTGAAGTAAACTGTATCAGGACAtgttccatttgcttttaaatgtttgtgtccacacttgtgtgtgcacacacatttacacacacaaaaacacacacacatgcacgcgcacacacacacacacgcacatgcacacacacacacacacacacacacacacattattcctTACATGTGCTTTGAGACTCACTTTAGTAACAGGATTTTTTGAGGGACCAAATTTAAGGCTAATCCCCCAAACAGGTATGTCCTCTATGCCCTTAACATGTAAAGCTTCATTAAGTGAGCCTCCAGTATGAAACGTGTTAGCCAGATTTTAATCTGAGGTGGAATCTCCCCTGCATTTTCCCAGCCACACTTCAGGCTTCCACTCATACTTCCAGAGACTCATTTAGAACAAGCATTGTCTAAATTTCCCACTCACGCCCCACTTAAGCAGACAACAAAACACAATCTTTCCAGTTGGACTAGGGCACATCCCCTACTCCAGAATCCAATTTCTGCTGGAGTGTCCAGACACGGTGGCTTAGTTTCTAGAGGAAATCAGGGGTTCATGGAGCAGCAAAGGACAGCCCGGGCAAAGGTGCAGTGCCTGAAAACGAGGCACCTAGCAGGGTGTTTTTCTTACCTTGCTCGCAAGCTGGGGTAGCGAGTCTCTTGGAAAAGACGCTCCAGTTTCTGCAGCTGAGACAGGGTGAATCTGATGCGACGCCGGGAAGGCAGCCTGTCCCCAGCCTGGAGACTCTTGGTGCCCTCAGGCATTACCGCCTCTTGCTGAGGCTGATGCTGAACACCGCCTCCATGAGCACGTTCCTCGTGGATCCCCTTGTGTATGGGGCCAGAACTTCCATAGTCAGCATGGCCTCCTTCCAATTCTTCTTCTTCGTTTCCTCCCTCCTCTACCACTCCTGTGGCTTCCTGATGAAGACTGGACTGAGCAAGCTCTTCTTGAGCAGGCTTGATTGGGGCACGTTCACCCAGAGCAAGCTCGCCCTGATAAAGCGCACCCTGAGCAAGCTCGCTCTGTACAAGCCCTTTcttgcctccttcctctccaggcATCAGGACCATTGCATTCCCACCTGTAAGAGAAACAACCACAAAGATAAAGATCGGATCATCATGGCCCATGGATCATTGGGAAGCCTGGAGTGGGGCCACAGGCCGAGCGGGGTACCTGAAGGAAGCGCCTGGCCACTGGACTTTCCACCAGACTTGCTTCCCAGAATTCGCCCAAGTCCAGTCAGAACCATTTTACTGACCGTGCTGTTGTTGCTGGTCCTCATCGGCTCTGGGACTCAGCATCCTGTTGAAACTGTGGCAGCAGTCCTGACGAGTCTCCATGCCGGGAATCTTTCGATCAGAGAACCCAGGTCCGTAGCTTTGAAAGCCGCTTCTTCACTGTCTGGCGCCAGAGGTACAGCTGTGACGCTCGACCCGGAAGGCTTGTCTTCTGGAGACTCAACCTAACTACAATGTATCCAATCACACATTCTGGCCTGCACAGCCTCAGTGGCTGTGGGCTTGTCCTCTGAGGTGCCTAGCCAGAAGCACTTTAGGGCTGCAGAGAGCAGggagtactttaaaaaaaatgcagtcagtgtgtgtggtgggggtggggaacctGTGGATCCAGTTTTCTGCTTATCTGACAGCTGTAGTTTTGGGTAAGGATGGTTCAAATTCAGTCACAGGGAGTAACACAAAGACCTTCTCAAACTCAGCAGACCTTTGAGCCCTGctaaatcatttttattaaattatgcaTATGTCCTTCTAACAAAATGCCCCAACCTTGGTTGTGCCTCCTTGAAGAGCCCTGGGTGATGGCAAATATTTGGTAAGCCAAGACAAGGTCCTCCTGAGAGACTGTGCTCCCAACAGggctgaattccaccagtgttcACAAGCTCATTCTGATGGAGACCTTTCTCTACCTAGCGGTGCTTGACCAAGGTCCTAGGGTGACCCAAAGATACCTGTGGGCATCAAAGAACTATTCTGGGCACAGGCTCCAACTTGTCTCACATCTGTGAAGGTGAAAGACAGGGGGAGTAAGCAATTCTGGATGTAAGCTCTACAAAGAATCATTGCAGGAAGGGGAGGTACTGAGGAAAAGTTAGAGGGATTCCCAAGATTAGGAGACATTCCCAAAATTTAAAAGAGCCACTGAGCTCTGTTATTTCGTGGTTTTCGTTTTAAATAGGACCATGGCAGAGCCTGGACAATGGCAGAGGTAATTGTTAGGAGATGGGTTACTTCTCTGAGGTAGCACAGGCTGATACACTGGAGGGCCCATGGTCCATATGGTCTAGCCTACACCAAGGAGATGATTATGCTCTGTTCACCTATTGCCCACCTAGTCAGGGGTGGCTCAACCCTGTCTCACTCCAGACCCCTTTTCCATCCCTGACTAGGCTTTGTGAGTTGTGGGCCTTGACTGACTGGTAACCCTCAGCCACTGGGAAGTCTTCCATCCTCTGACATTTCAGCTGTCCAGGTGCTTTTATTTATACTCAGGTCTCTTTCTTCTCACAGCCACCAAGAAGCCGCTCAACTGTCCTTCctctgctccttgtcttctggGTTGTTGTGAAAGGCTTCCCTGAAACACTGAAGTGGGAGGCTTTCTTAGACACAGACTTTACTCATGCTAGCAAATAGATGCTGAAGAAGCTAGGCTATATAAGGAGACAATAGTGACATATGTGCTTTCCTGACGGACTTGGTGGCCTGGTTGGACTGCCACACTAGCTGGGAGCCCTGTCTTTATCAGTGTGAGACAGCTTGACTGTCTTACTGAAGGCAGAAACTCTTTGTGTCTCATCCTTAGTATTCCTGGATTGGTTGTTTCAAACCAACACTCTTTTTAGCCCTAGCATCCCTGCAACCTATGCCAGCAACTAGCAAATTTGAATGTGAGTGCTTTTTCCTCACTAAGGACAGAGAACAAGCTCCTGCATCCATACCAACCCTGGATTCTGAGACAATTTTCCCAAGACTCATCCCAGGGTTTGGGCGAAGCAGGGAAGCTATCATGCATTCAGGGTGTCCTGGAGACTGATCATTTCCTACCCTTACTCCAGAGCTCACAGGACACTgggtgtattttttatttgtggcAGTTTGCTACAGGACTTAGCAAAGAGTGTTGCAGAGGGATTTTTCTCTCTGATGATGGATTCAGCACCCTAAAAGATGGATccttgctgtgtaacccagaGGAGCCTTGTAGTGCACTATGGGAGTACTTATCACAGATAAACAGCAAGGCCTGCTATGCTCCAGTCTGTTATCTATGTGAGTCTGGAAACCAGCACCCATCTCTGCCTTTACCCTTGATCCTCTTGACTCTGTTGTCCCCATCTTGGACCTGGGTGGGGGATCCTACTCTGCTGAGCCCTTAGGATGTTGCTGCTGGCCCGCTGCGATCTAGTTGTTCAATCCTACATATCTCTGCAAGACAGAAAACCTGTACTCATAAGCAGCTTTTTCTGTGGAACAGCAGTGATTCATCTGCCCAATTACTGCTCTGTGTGATTTTCTTATAAGTTATATTTTAAGAGGGACTCTCCAGGATTGAAATGCGTCAATCAAATCTTGTGGCTCCTTCTTGTTTAGTTACATACTCAATGATTCctgtcagtgattctcaaccttcctgatactGTGGCCATTTAATATAGTTGCCCATGCTGTGGTGACCACAaccattttcattgctgcttcctaattgtaattttgctactgttatgagttataATATGCTATCTTTGTTTTCCAATGGTAAAGGTCTGTGGACCCAAAATGTAAAAGGGGATAGAACCTCcaagttgagaagcactgctttagGTGAAGGCATGTGATTGTGGAGTTTCTACACtattttcccaggtgactctgctCATCATAATTGTTAGATGGGAAACCTACCTGCACACAGATTTTCCTGAGGGATTCCTTGGTCAGCATGTACACATCCACACCCAGGTGCATTCACAGTCACAACATTCACATGCAGAAACATCTGTAGCCAAAGCCCTCCCATCCCTTTGTCCCATAACCAAGAGAGAGGCTAATCTGCAGAATGGAAGAGTAGTTCCAGAATCATGGGAAGCATAAAAGGAAAGTGGTCCAAACATTTCATAAAGCTAGTTACTGCTGGGAAGGGAAACACAAATGAATTCTGTCTGTTTTATTGAGGAGCACatgtttaagaaaacaaagaaacttgGATCACTGATTAACTATAACCCAAGACAATATTAAGTTTACCTTAAGAGTATTAAGACCATTCAAATTAGCAGTTTTAGAAGCAATTGATCAGCTCTAAGAAGAAACATAAttgtgggatcaggatctatacCTGGTGCTTGAGCAGTATTTTTGGAGtccatttcctatggtgggaaTCCTTGAACCGACTTCATACAGAGGacaggagcttggtcctgcctcaactgaacataccaggctctgctgacttcccatgggagccTTACCTGTTTGGAGGgaaccctctctctttttttgtgtgtgtatactggTGTCTTGTGCAGAAATAATGAGTAGTGAGCCCTTCTCCAAACCAGGAAAGGAGTAGACAGGTCAGAGATCCTCCCTTTCAGTCTTTCAACCAGCCACATCACTTTGGAGTGTTCTTGCTTAACCCCATGGTATGCTGTATCCCAGCCACAGGCCCTGGAACATTCTTGCTGTATCCAGGCCTTAGTTCTGTCAGGGACTCTGTAAGGACTCTTCCTGCTGTTTGTAAGAGACACATGGTCGAGGGAGACAAGGGTTGATATAGAGGGAGGCCAGAACTGGGAAGTGTGTGGGCAGACATCTTGAAGGATATAATCCTGAAGAAGGAGCCAGATGGGTGGCTGAAGTGAGCTCCAGAGAAGGGTACCTCGGATAGAGATGGTTAGTGGTATGGCCGAGAGACGGTCTGGAAACACGCTGGGCAAAATTTTCAGTGGAAAGTGTCAAGGTTGGGAGTAAGATGTACCAATGATGAGCCTTTCCAGGTagtcatggcacatgccttttatcccaggactcaggaggcagagccaggcagatctgcgTGATTTCAAGGcaatcctggtctacagagcaagatccaggacaggcaccaaaactacacagagaagccttgtcttgaaaaaaattatgagCCCCAAGAAAGAGGTTGGAGCTGGGGGTAGCCAGCAGGGCCCAGGACAGAGGCCACTGAGAAGTCAAAAGACTGTGCAGCAGGATGAGGGTATGCTGTGAGGGTATGACGTGAGGCAGGCTGCAGGACAGCAGTGGGGATTTCTCATGTAAATCAGCCTGACCATCCAGGGTCCAGTGTACAGAAGGAAATCATGGCCCTTGTATCAACTCCAGGAACCTAAATGTGCCTTTGTGGGGCTCAAAGACCAGTAAAAGTCTTTCTGTTGTGTTGATACTTGACCACATAAACTCCCCTGGTGCTCtctgagagaggtttgtccttcCTGGAAACAAGCTCAGGCTGCCATACAAACGCTCAGATAGTCCCCTGGTGGGGTCGTAAGAACGTTCAACATCATCAGTGACACCCATCGAGAATGAAGAATCCTTGCTAGCAGAAATTGGTAATATTGACTTAGCGTGTGTTGATCTGGCTGTGATACTCACTGCAGAATTATGTCTAAACAAAAATCTGGGAAGGGCCTTGATATCTTTCATGGGAGAAGTTACTCCATAGGCAAAAGTGTGACCTGAGGATAGATGATTTTACACACCATAAACACCATGCTCTCACAAGTGCAGTCAGGGTGATCTTTCCCAAACACCACCCTgactctgctgcttctctgctcAGACACTGCCCATAGCTGCCCAACATCCTTCTGATTTTCCAGAGCCCAACACTGCCCTTCTCTGACCTCATGTTCCATTTGAAGTTGTCACCAAACAGTGTTCCTTGGTCCACCTTTGTtccttctggttttatttctggCATGTGCTACTTTCTAATTTAAACTCTGAGGCCCTGTCCTGTGCACACTTCCTGGTCTTCCCGCCTGTGTGAACGGTTCTATACTGCCACTACTACCTCCTATTACTGAGTTGGGATACCTGAGGGGCTCTGGGGATTGGCCTGTCTAGTGCTGGATGTGTTCCTGTGGGCCGAGGACTTATGCTGGGAACAAGGAAGCAATGAGGCAGGTAGCATGCTCCCAGGTAAAAAGGAAGAGACCACCAATGTATGTGGGCCAACTCCAGTGTACCTGGCCCTCTCCACAAGTCTGAGAGGGTGGGTATTTTTCTGGCTACCAGATAACAGCAGTGTGCCAATATTTTGCTAAGTGATTCCATGACTGAGGGGTAGGATGGAGGGTTGCTGGCAGGAGAAAGGCATAGGTACTAAGCTTCAAGGAGCTCTGCGCACTAAGGGATCTAGGCTCTCCTCCCACAGCTTGTTCTATTGGTGGGACCCTCTGGAGTCTGTAGCTCTACAGGCTGCTTGACTCCCTTCCTGGGCCCATTTGACAGTCCTGAAACAGCAGTGGGCTCCACACATCCCTGCTGTCACCACCCCAACATTGGTCAGCTGGATCATGATGTTTCAACACTCCATTTTCCTGAGGTGGTCTATTCTTacctttatttcatgtttttccttCCATGCAGAAATAAATTGGACAGTCAGTGAAGGGTAAAGTCAAAGCAAGACAGAAGGGTGGACACTTGACTGGGGAAGTAGAAAGAAGAAGCTAAGTGATGGAGAGATGTTGGTAGTGTTTCAGCACTAAGTTCTCAGCAGGCTTCAGGGTGCTAGCCAAGCACCATCAACCAGTGTCACAGTAGCAACTCTCGGGAGTCTCGGTATGCCAACTGGGAAGATCCCTTGCAGAGCATGTCTGCAGAGAGCGGGCCTCTGAGAANNNNNNNNNNNNNNNNNNNNNNNNNGGGGCCTACACAGCCTGGGGGCAGGAGATGTGGTCAGACTTCATTCCTCCTTCTAGagtcccttcctgctttcctGACCAAAGACAAACAGGGGATCCAAGGCTGCTGGGCCTGTCAGCTTGCACATCACCATGTACATCATATCTCCTGGCCAGCTCAGTGTGGATTTTCTTTGCAGTAGGTGATGGTTAGTACAGAGACCCACATTTGGTCACTGTGCAGCAGCACACAAGAGAAGGTGGAGCATTCAGGTCTAACTGGGACCTCTCAATCACACCCCTTGTTCACAGGCATGAGGATGACTGTTGGAAGATTCTTAAAGCCAGGGGAACTGGTTATCTCTACTGAAATATTATATGCTAGACCTGAAAAGGGGAGACCTCAGGTTCAGGGTCGTAGATGCAGCCCTAGTGAAATACTGATACCTGCTATCTCAAGTCAGCATGCTGGGAGACATCTTAGAGACTCAAAAGCAAACTAGCATGTCTCTGTAGCAGGCAAGATCCCTGGAGCACTCACATTCACAGAGACCGAAAATAGAATATGGATTTTAAGGGCAGTAGAGCATGGTATTGGGAAAACACCATGCTGTAATTTTGGCGCTGTACGTCTAGGTCATTGCTCTCCATTTCTC includes:
- the LOC118574024 gene encoding rhox homeobox family member 2-like, whose translation is METRQDCCHSFNRMLSPRADEDQQQQHGGNAMVLMPGEEGGKKGLVQSELAQGALYQGELALGERAPIKPAQEELAQSSLHQEATGVVEEGGNEEEELEGGHADYGSSGPIHKGIHEERAHGGGVQHQPQQEAVMPEGTKSLQAGDRLPSRRRIRFTLSQLQKLERLFQETRYPSLRARKELARCIGVPEADVLNWFRYRRVIFKRSTRLVVLMDASPDPQNKDP